The Cetobacterium sp. 8H DNA window ACCAGCAACAATAAGTGTTATAACAGCAGCAAATTGAGACCCCATTGAGTTGAATATTATTTTCAAATCAGAGATAGTTTTTTTAAATGCTTTTTTTCTAATCCCTTCAATAACCATACTTAGAGTAATGCTTAATAGCATAGCAACTTCAACATTCATTTTTATAGAGCTTTTAAATAAAGAACTAAACCCTAAAATTATGATAAGTGGAACTATAGGCAGTATTGCATAAAAACTTGGAACAGTTACTTCATCATCATATGTTTGTTGTGCAAAATCAGCTTTTTCTTCTGCTGTAAGATGTCTATCACCAATTTTTTGTACAAAATAGTGAGTTATAGCGATAGCTGCAATTACAAAAATAGCAACAGGTAGTTGATACTTAACAAAATATAAGGCTGCATCAATGTTAGCAGTTTTAGCAGCAAGTACAGAATTCCCAGAGGCAGGTCCTAAATCTAAGCATGCCGTAGTACCAATAACAGCTGTAGCAGATAATGGGCTAGCACCAAGAGAGATAAGAATAGGATAAACTGTAACCATAAGTAAAACTCCAAGTCCAGAAGCACTAGGTATAAAGATGTTAAGTATTTGCCCAATAACATACGTTAAAGCCAAAACAATATATGGCGAATTTAGTTTTTTCATAGGTGCAGTTGTTATTTTAACAAGAGCTTTACTGGCACCAATGTGATCCATGTATTTAGCAAAACCACCAACTACCATAATAGTTAAACCAAGACCTGCTGTTGTCTTAGAAAAAGTTACTTTTAAATATTCAAAAATATCTAAAAAAGTAGATCCGATAGATGCTTTTTCAGCAAGAACAGGTGTGTTGTTTAAAAGGATTGCAGTGCATAATAAAAGGAATCCGCCAACAAAAAGAACTCCTTGTGGATAGTATTTCTTTACAATAAAAAATCCAACAAAAAAGATAATAAAAAGTGTGATGAAAAAAATCATTGAGTAAATCCTCCTTAAAAATATTAAAATCTATCCCTAATTAAATGTATAAAATTTGAAATTTAAAAATTAATTAAGAACAATTTTCACTAATTATACACATTTTAATCACAAGTGTCAACAAAGAACAAGTAGAAAAAAATTAAATCTAAAAAAATAGCACAAGAAGAATAAAAGTAATCATAGAATGATCAAATTTTCATAATAAATTTTAAATCAAATAAAAAAAGTTGACAGAATACTAGTATTAAATATATAATTGAACATAAAAGTGTTCTTTAAATAACTAAAATAATAATTTTCAGAACAAAAATATTTGGAAAAATACTTTCAAAAAATGGAGGACCTGATATGAAATATAGTTACTACCCAGGGTGTACTTTAAAAACTAAGGCAAAAGACTTAGAAGAGCACGCTTTGGCTGCAGCAGAATCGCTAGGTATTTCTCTAGAAGAGATTGAGAATTGGCAGTGTTGTGGTGGAGTTTACCCTCAAAGTGATGGAGAAGTGGCACAAAAATTATCTTCTGTAAGAAGTTTAGTATCAGCAAGAGATAAGGGGGAAAAATTGTTGACTCTTTGTTCAGCTTGTCACAATGTTATTAAAAGAGTCAATAACGATATTAAAACAAAAGGTAATGTAAAGAAAAAAGCAAATTTATATTTAGAACTTGAAAAAGAGTATTCGGGTGAAACTGAAGTTGTTCATTATTTAGAAATGCTAAAAAATGATGTGACTTTTGAAGTTTTAAAAGAAAAAGTATCAAATCCATTAAAAGGAAGGAAAATAGGAGCTTATTATGGATGTTTGCTTCTTAGACCTCAAAAAGAGATGGCTTTTGATAATCCTGAGAATCCTAGTGTTATGGAAGACTTTATTTCTGCTCTTGGAGCGGATGCTATAAAATATCCATACAGAACAGAGTGTTGTGGTGGATATTTATCAGTAAACAATAAAGCTTTAGCAGAAAATATGAGTGATAAAATCATGAGATCAGCTGAATTAGCAGGAATTGAAGAGATAATTACAGCGTGTCCTCTATGTAAATATAATTTAGAAAATAAGAGTTCAAAAGTAAAAGTAACTTATTTTACAGAATTATTAGCGGAGTCTCTTGGAATTATAAGTGGGGAGGGGAAATAGTGATAAATATAAAAATAAATCCTAAAAAAAACTCACGTGTACAAAAGATACTAGATTTAAGTAAAGAAAGAATAGATGACTGTATGCAGTGTGGAAAATGTTCTGCAGGATGTCCAGCGAATGCAGGAATGGATGTATTACCTCATCAAGTAATAAGATTTTTACAAATTGGAGATGTAGATAGTATTAAAAATTCAAAATCTATTTGGAACTGTGCAGCTTGTTTTACATGTGAATCTCGTTGTCCTAGAAACGTAAGTGTTTCAAAATTGATGGAAGCGGTAAGACAAACAATTGTCAGAAAACAAGGTGGAGATATGTTAAATCCAAATTTCGTTTCAAAATTGATGGAAGACAAAAAAATGCCACAGCAAGCTGTAGTAAGTGGATTCCGTAAATACAGTAAGTAATTTTTAGAAGTTTGAGGAGGAAATTCAGTGCGTAGAATAGGGGTATTTGTTTGTTGGTGTGGAAGTAACATTGCCGGAACTGTGGATGTTGAAAAAGTTAGAGAAGCAGTAAAAGATATGCCAGGCGTTGTTCATTCGGTAGATTACCAATATATGTGCTCAGAGGTAGGGCAAAATTATTTAAAAGATGCAATAAAAGAGAAAAATTTAGATAGAATAGTTGTGGCATCATGTTCACCAAGAATGCATGAGGCTACATTTAGAAAAGCTGCTGAATCAGCAGGATTAAATCCATATTTAGTGGAAATAGCAAATATAAGAGAACATTGTTCATGGGTTCATAAAGATAAAGAGGTAGGAACAGAAAAAGCAATATCTTTAACAAAGGCAGCTATAGCTAAAGCGACTTTAAATGAAGAGCTGGTATCTGGGACAACTCAAGTAGAAAAAAGAGCTCTTGTAATTGGTGGTGGAATAGCAGGAATTCAAACTGCTTTGGATATAGCAGATGCGGGGTATTTAGTAGATATCGTTGAGCAAACACCAAGTATTGGAGGGAAAATGGCTCAAATAGATAAAACTTTCCCAACTCTAGATTGTTCTGCATGTATATTAACACCAAAAATGGTTGATGCGGCTGCCCATCCAAATATAACTCTTTACACTTATAGTGAAATTGAAAGTGTAAATGGATTTGTAGGAAACTTTAATGTTGCAATTAAAAAGAAACCTCGTTATGTGGATATGGATAAGTGTACAGGATGTGGAGTATGCATTGAAAAATGTCCGTCAAAAAAAGGGAAAAGTGAATTTGAAGAGGGGTTAGCTACTAGAACAGCAATCTATACACCGTTTGCTCAATCAGTACCTAAAGTTCCTGTAATAGACAAAGAGCAGTGCTTAAAGTTTAAAACAGGTAAGTGTGGAATATGTTCTGCTGTGTGTGGAACAAAAGCTGTAAAGTTTGACCAAGAAGAAGAAATTGTTAATCAAACTTATGGAGCAATTGTTTTAGCTACAGGTTTTGATTTGATAAAGTTAGATAACTTTGGTGAATTCCATAATGAGCACCCTGATGTTATAACAGGATTAGAGTTTGAAAGATTAACTAATGCGGCGGGGCCTACAAAAGGTAAATTTGTAAAACCTTCAAATGGAGAAAGACCTAAAAAAGTTGTTTTTGTTCAATGTGTAGGATCGAGAGATAAAAGTGAAAGAGGAAAATCATATTGTTCAAAAATTTGTTGTATGTATACAGCAAAACATGCGATGTTAATAAAAGATAAATATCCAGATACAGAGGTTTATGTATTTTATATAGATGTACGTACTCCAGGTAAAAACTTTGATGAGTTTCATAGAAGAGCGGTAGAAGAGTATGGAGTTCACTATATAAAAGGTATGGTTGGAAAGGTAATGCCAGAAGGAGAGAAGTTAATGGTTCAAGCTATAGATTCTCTATCAGGAACACCTTTAGAAATAGATGCAGATATGGTTGTTTTAGCATCTGCAACACAGGCAAAACCAGATGCTGTAGCATTAAAAAGAAAGCTTAACATAAGTAGTGACTTAAATAATTTCTTTACAGAAGCACATCCTAAATTAAAACCAGTAGAGACAGCATCCGCTGGAATATATTTAGCAGGAGCATGTCAAGGGCCAAAAGATATTCCTGAGACTGTAGCCCAAGCTAGTGCAGCGGCAGCAAAAGCTATAATATTGCTAAGCAAAAAAGAACTTACAAATAATGCATGTGTGTCAAATGTAAATAAAAATATCTGTAGCGGATGTAAAGCGTGTTCAAAGATGTGTCCATATGATGCTATTAGCATAAAGATGATGGATATATATGAGCATGGTAAAGTAATAAGAAAAGAGGTTGCTGAAGTAAACGAAGCACTTTGTCAAGGATGTGGAGGATGTACTGTATCTTGTCGTCCTGGAGCTATTGATTTAAGAGGATTTACTAACAAACAGATAATGGCGGAGGTAGACGCAATATGTCTTTAGAAATAAATAAAAAAGAAGAATTTAAACCTTTAATAGTTGCATTTTGCTGTAACTGGTGTAGCTATGCAGGAGCGGATTTGGCTGGAACAAGTAGATTAAATTATCCAGCAAACGTAAAGATAATTCGTGTTCCTTGTTCATGTAGAGTAAATCCTAACTTTGTTTTACGTGCTTTCCAAAAAGGGGCAGACGGTGTTGTAATGGCAGGATGCCATCCAGGGGACTGTCATTATTCAACAGGGAACTATTATACAAGAAGACGTTTTTCTATATTCACAAACCTGCTTGAATTTATGGGAATTGAAAAAGATCGTTTCAAAGTGGATTGGATATCTGCAGCAGAGGCTAATAAATTCTCTACAGTAATGAATGATATTTTAGATAAAGTTCATAAATTAGGACCAAATAGGAAGTTGAGGGATACGAGATGGGAAAGATAGAGATGATATTAAATGCTAAAGAGGATTTTAAATTAGGAAAAATTCAGATGATTTTAGGGTGGAAAAAAGAGGATGAGTCTATAGAATCAATACCAGCTTTTATAGAGAGTGTTGAAGAGTTAGAAGAATTGATCTATGACGAGTACTGTGTAAATAACCTTTCAAAATATTTAATAGAAGAAGCTAAAAATGGGAAAAAAGTAGGGATTTTTCTAAAAAAATGTGATGCTTTAGGAATGGAACAAATGATAAAAGATAATAGAATTTTATCTGAAAATATAGTACCTTATCAAGTTGAGTGTTCAGGGATGAAAGATTTTCAAACAGGAGAAATCTTTAAGAAATGTCAAAAATGTTTAGATGAATCTCAAGATAAATATGCAGAAGTTAAAGAAATAGAAAATATGACTCATGATGAAAGATATGATTATTGGATGGGAGAGCTTTCTAAATGTATCAGATGTAATGCATGCAGAAATATATGTCCTGCTTGTAACTGTGAAACATGTGTTTTTGAGAAAAAAGATGAGGATATATTGGGAAAAGCTAATAATGAAAGTGAAACAGGATTCTATCAAATAATAAGAGCATATCATGTAGCGGGACGTTGTTCTGACTGTGGAGAGTGCGAAAGAATATGTCCTGTTGGAATCCCACTTGGAAAAATTAATAAAAAAATAATAAAAGATATAGAAGAGCTTTATGGAAAAGAGGATGACGATACATTATCAAGCTTTAATTTAGAAGATGACGACACATTTACAGAGAAAAAAGGAGGGAAGTAATGAAAAAAATATCTAAAAATAATCTTTTATTAGCGTGGCAAAAAATAGATGAAAAATTTGATTTATTCCTTCCAAAATCAGAAAATGGAAATGTAAAGTTTAAAAACTTTGAAGAAAGTGGAGAAGTTGATTTAACTACTCTTAAAACTAGTATACCTTTAAAAAACTTTGTGTTTCCTCAAACAGAAACTTTTTTAAAGTTTAAAACAAAAGATAAGAAGATAAAATTTGATATTACAAGTGTTTCGGAAGATGAATATGTAATATTTGGTTCAAGACCTTGTGATATAAAATCTTTGGAGATCTTAGACAACATCTTTTTAAGAGAGCCAGTGGATACATATTATAAAGCTCATAGGGATAGAGCTATTATAATATCTTTAGCTTGTAAAAATCCGGAGAGTAGCTGTTTTTGTGGAGCTTTTGAAATAGAGCCAACATCAGTAAATAAAGCTACAGATATCTCTTTAATTGAAGCTGGAGATTTCTATTATTGGAATACTATTAGTGAAAAAGGTCAAAAAATAACTGAGCTTTTAAAAGATGTTTTAGAAGAGGTCTCATCAGAAGATTTAGTAGTTTTAAATATTGAAAAAGATAGAATTAAATTGGAATTGGAGAAGTTGCCTTTAAATTCTTTAGATTTAGAAAAAATAGATGGTGATCTTCAAGAGATTTTTGATAAAGAGAAGGTGTGGAAAGAGCTTTCAAGAAGATGTTTAGCTTGTGGTTCTTGTACATATGTATGTCCAACTTGTCACTGTTATGATGTTAAAGATTATGCAGGGAATAATGCTGGAGAAAGATTCCGTTGCTGGGATTCATGTATGTTCTCAGATTTTACTTTGATGGCTCATGGGAATCCAAGAACTGATCAAATGCAAAGAGTTAGACAAAGATTTATGCATAAACTTGTTTACTATCCAAATAATCACGAGGGAACATATTCTTGTGTTGGATGTGGAAGATGTATAGAAAAATGCCCTGTTCATATAGATATAGTTAAAGTAATAAAAAAATTGGTGGTGAATAAATAATGGCGTGTACTTGTCATGAAAAGGATCCTTTGGTTCCTAAGATAGCGAAATTAGAATTTGTAAGAAGAGATACTCCGGATGTAACAACATTTAGAATTGTATCACCAGAAGGAGAGGCTCCTTTTGAATTTAAGCCAGGTCAGTGTGCAATGATTTCTGTACCACCTTTAGGTGAGGCAATATTTTCAATAACATCTTCTCCAACTGAGGAAGGATATATAGAGTGTAGTATAAAAAAGTGTGGTGCTGTAACAGATTATCTTCACACTTTAGAAGCTGGAGATGAAATTGGAATAAGGGGGCCATACGGAAACAACTTTCCAATTGAAGAGTTGAAAAATAAAGATTTATTATTTATAGGAGGGGGGATAGGACTAGCACCTCTTAGATCGGTAATAAATTATGTTATGGATAGAAGAGATGAATTTGGAAAGGTAGATATAGTTTATGGAGCTAGAACACCTGAAGATTTAGTTCATCCAAACGATATATATAATGTTTGGCCGGCAGAAAAAAATACAGACGTTTATTTAACTGTTGATAGAGAAGCTAAAAATTGGAATGGAAATGTTGGATTTGTGCCTAACTATGTTAAGGAATTAGGGTTTGATACAAATAAGGTTGCATTAGTTTGTGGACCACCAATTATGATAAAATATGTTCTTCAAGGATTAGAAGAGATAGGATTTAAAAAAGAACAGGTTTATACAACTTTAGAATTAAAAATGAAATGTGGATTTGGAAAGTGTGGACGTTGTAATATCGGAGATAAATATGTTTGTAAAGATGGACCAGTATTTAGATGTGATGAAATAACTGAGCTTCCAGATGAATATTAATACCCTACAGGAGGAAAAAAAAGTGACTGATAAAAAAATGGTTGATGTATATATACTAGGAAAAAAGTATTCTGTTCCGAATACTCTAACGATAATGGAATCGATGGAGTATGCAGGGTATCAATTAAAAAGAGGATGTGGATGTAGATCAGGTTTCTGTGGAGCATGTGCAACTGTTTATAGAGTAAAAGGAAATAAAGAGATGAAGGTTGTTCTTGCTTGTCAAAGTAAGGTAGAAGATAATATGTATTTAACTCAAATCCCTTTCTTCCCAGGGGATAAAGGAGTTTATGATTTAAATAATTTGGAAGCAACTGCAGATACAATAGCGAAATATTATCCTGAAGTTTATAAATGTATTGGATGTAACTCTTGTACAAAAGGATGTTCTCAAAGTCTAGATGTAATGCAATATATCGGGTATGCTCAAAGAGGAGAATTAGAAAAGTGTGCTCATGCATCTTTTGACTGCGTATCTTGTGGAATATGTGCAACGAGATGTCCAGCAGGAATAACGCACTACAATGTAGGACTTTTAGCTCGTAGACTTACAGGTAAGTATATAGCAGCTCAAACTGCTCATTTAAATGAGAGAGTAGAAGAGATCTATGAAGGGGTTCATGATAGTGCTCTAGAAGAGTTAATGGGTAAGACTACAGACGAATTAAAGTCATTATATAATAATAGAGACATCACAAAATAGGAAAATTGGAGGAGATTTAATGTATACACCAGAAATGAGAGAACTTATAAAAAAAGTTGAAGAAACTCGTTCTCAAAGAATCGCTAAAGGAGATTTTCCAAGAATGACTGCTGAAGAGAAAACAGAAGTTTTAGAAGAAAATCATCCTGATTACATAGAAAGTGGATTTGTTGAACTAAAAGTTGGTCCAAATAAAGGTGAAAAAGTACCTAATGAACTAGGTGAACTTTTACAAGGTAAAAGTAGAATTGAAGAATTGAAAATAGATTTAAACAAAGTGGATTATGAAGCAGATGTCTTAATTATTGGAGGTGGAGGATCAGGTGCAGCAGCAGCACTTGAAGCTCATAAAGCTGGTTCAAAAGTAATTATAGCCACAAAATTACGTTTTGGAGATGCAAATACAATGATGGCAGAAGGTGGAATTCAGGCAGCTGATAAACCGGATGATTCACCAGCTTTACACTATTTGGATGTTATGGGTGGAGGTCATTATTCAAATGTTCCTGAATTGGCAGCAGCTCTAGTAAAAGACGCACCAGTTGCAATAAAATGGTTAGATGACTTAGGTGTTATGTTTGACAAAGAAAAAGATGGAACTATGGTCACAACTCATGGTGGAGGAACTTCAAGAAGAAGAATGCATGCGGCAGCAGATTATTCTGGAGCTGAAATAATGCGTGTTTTAAGAGATGAAGTTCAAAATAAAGAGATTGAAGTTTTAGAATTTTCTCCAGCAGTAGAATTAATAATGGATACTGAAGGAAAAGTTGCAGGAGCAGTTCTTTTCAATATTGAAACAGAAGAGTATCATGTAGCTAGAGCTAAAACCGTTATAATTGCTACTGGTGGAGCAGGAAGACTTCATTATCAAGGGTTTCCAACTTCGAATCACTACGGGGCAACGGCTGACGGACTTGTGTTAGGATACAGAGTTGGAGCAAAATTAGCTTTTGCTGATACAATTCAATACCATCCTACAGGAGTAGCATATCCAGCTCAAATTTTTGGAGCTCTTGTGACAGAAAAAGTACGTAGCTTAGGGGCGACACCTTTAAATATTCATGGTGAGCAGTTTGTTTATCATTTAGAGACGAGAGATGTAGAAGCATCAGCAATAATAAGAGAGTGTAATATAAAAGGAAAAGGAATTCCAACTCCAAACGGAGGGCAAGGTGTTTGGTTAGATACTCCATTAATTGAGATACTAAATGGACCTGGAACTATTGAAAAAAGAGTTCCAGCAATGATGAGAATGTATCAAAAGTTTGGAATAGATATGAGAAAAGAACCAATACTAATCTATCCAACTCTTCATTATCAAAATGGTGGACTTTTAATAGATGAAAATGGTGCAACAAGTATAGAAAATCTTTATGTTGCAGGAGAAGCAGCAGGGGGAATCCATGGAAGAAATAGACTTATGGGTAACTCACTTCTAGATATTATTGTATTTGGAAGAAGAGCTGGAAAGTCAGCTGGAAATCTATCGAAAAAAGTGGAGTTAAAAGATTTAACTTTAAATCATGTAGAGGAATTTCATAGCATGTTGGCGGAGGCTGATTTAGTTACTAACTCGGTATCTCCTATGTTATTACCAAATTATACAAATAAAGGGAAGTAAATATGAGGAAAGAATACGATGAAACCTTAAATAAGAGTCTTAGAATATCTATTTCAGTTTTCTTATGTGTTTTTTTACTCAAAGTTATATTTGGTGTCAATCCTTTCTACGCTGCTATAGCAGCTGTATCTTGTTTGCAAGGTACTATAAAGGATTCTTTCAAAGTGGGGACTGAAAGAATAATAGGAACAATTTTTGGTGGGGGAATAGGTTTAATAGCCATATATTTTATATCGACAGAAGCAAGTGATTTTAAAGGGAGTTTGATCATAGGACTGTCTATGATGGTTATAATCTTTGGATCTACATATCTGTTAAAAAAACCAGCTTCAAATACAATAGCATGTATAGTCTTTTTAGGAATTGCTACAAATATGGAGGGAAGAGATCCTTATTATTGGGCTTTAAAAAGGATAATTACAACTATTATCGGAGTGATTATAGCACTCATTTGTAACTGGATTATAAGTGGCGAGTATAAAAAAAGTAAATTTTTTAAGAAAAAACATTTGACAGGAAATGAGGATATGTAGTATACTCACCCTAACATAAAACAGAAGAGAGGTTAGTTCACTTCCATATACGGAGCCTAAGGCCGACGGCGATGATGTTATGACCCTGTGAATTAAGTATTGTGAAGCTGCCATAACAATACGCTTATTAATTTTTATTAAGTTCTCTAAGGCATACCCTTTTTTGGGTATGCTTTTTCTTTTGGGTAGAATACTAAATCTTAAGGGGAGACAATATGAAAATATCTAAAACTTTATTAACAGGACTTTTAGCACTTTCAACAATAACTTTAGCAAAGATGGAGTATACTGGGGACAAATATCTAGGAAAAGATATTATAACAAACCTAGATGTTTCTGATTTAGATTCGGGAAAAGTATATGAGTTTTATTTTCAAGGTGTTGAAAATAGTTTAGGAAGACCTTGGTATGTGCCAGTAACGGTAATCAAAGGAGAGAAGGGTGGAAAGAGATTTCTTGTTAATTCTGGTGTTCATGGAAATGAGTTAAATCCTATACTTACTTCGTATAAGGTAAAGGAAAATTTAAACCCTAAAAATGTCAATGGAACGGTTACAATAGTCCATGGAATGAATGTTTCTGGACTTTTAAACAATACTAGAGGGTATAAGTTTGGAGCAAATTCAGAATCTACATCAGATTTGAATAGACAGATGGATGCAGGAAAAACAACTGCAGCAGATCAAAAATATTCAACACTAATTTGGCAGAATTTATTATCTAAAAATGCAGATAAGGTAATAGATTTACATACTAGTGGAAAGGGAAGTGAATTTCCATTATTTGTATATGCAGATTTTAGAAATCCAGATATTCAAAAGATGGCAGAGTTGACTGGTGCTGATGTTGTCAAGTTAGATAGTGGAGAAAAAGGTTCTGTAGAAACATCTTTTGTTGATGTTGGAATCCCAAGTATAACATTTGAGTTGGGCTCTTCTGAAACACAACAAGCAGAAATTGTAGCTAGAGCTGTAGATGGGGTTTTAAATAATATGATATATTTTGAAAATTTAACTGGAAAAGATATTAAGCCATATGAAGATACTTTTTATGGGAATAGTTGGAGTCGTATTCGTGCTGAAAAGGGTGGTTATGTAGAGAATAAAGTAAAAATAATGGATAAAGTAAAAAAAGGCGACCTTATGTTTGTTCAATATGATTCTTTTGGAAAGATTGTTAAGGAATATAAGTCTCCAAATAGTGGGATTGTTGTAAGTATTAAAGATTATCCATATAGTGAACCAGGGGATTCTCTAGGAAGAGTTATAGAGTATGATGCAAAAGATAAAGAACAATTTATAAAAAAATAAAAAAATGGGTCTAATTACTTTTTAGTAATTAGACCCATTTTTACTTAACTATTCCCAATCACCTTTTGATTTCCAGTATGTTGCAATCTCTTCTAGAGTTTTCCCCTTAGTTTCAGGAAGGAATAAAATTACTATAAAAAATATAAACATTGAAATTGAAAATATTCCAAAAGAAAATGATCCATGAAACTTTTCAGTCAGATATATATTGGCGTTTAATAATGGAAATGAGTATATAACAAGCCCATCTGTGAGCCAGTTGATCATACCAGCTAAGGAGTTTCCTTTAGAACGAATAACAGTT harbors:
- the dcuC gene encoding C4-dicarboxylate transporter DcuC, which gives rise to MIFFITLFIIFFVGFFIVKKYYPQGVLFVGGFLLLCTAILLNNTPVLAEKASIGSTFLDIFEYLKVTFSKTTAGLGLTIMVVGGFAKYMDHIGASKALVKITTAPMKKLNSPYIVLALTYVIGQILNIFIPSASGLGVLLMVTVYPILISLGASPLSATAVIGTTACLDLGPASGNSVLAAKTANIDAALYFVKYQLPVAIFVIAAIAITHYFVQKIGDRHLTAEEKADFAQQTYDDEVTVPSFYAILPIVPLIIILGFSSLFKSSIKMNVEVAMLLSITLSMVIEGIRKKAFKKTISDLKIIFNSMGSQFAAVITLIVAGQFFAYGLTKVGVINSIIDWTKTAGLGVQPMILVMTGVIAASSVIMGSGNAPFFAFAALAPTVAASVNIDPIVIAMPMQLASGIARSVSPITAVIVAVCGISGVSPFLVVRRTFLPMFVGLVVLLISNMVLFG
- a CDS encoding CoB--CoM heterodisulfide reductase iron-sulfur subunit B family protein, with protein sequence MKYSYYPGCTLKTKAKDLEEHALAAAESLGISLEEIENWQCCGGVYPQSDGEVAQKLSSVRSLVSARDKGEKLLTLCSACHNVIKRVNNDIKTKGNVKKKANLYLELEKEYSGETEVVHYLEMLKNDVTFEVLKEKVSNPLKGRKIGAYYGCLLLRPQKEMAFDNPENPSVMEDFISALGADAIKYPYRTECCGGYLSVNNKALAENMSDKIMRSAELAGIEEIITACPLCKYNLENKSSKVKVTYFTELLAESLGIISGEGK
- a CDS encoding 4Fe-4S dicluster domain-containing protein, whose product is MINIKINPKKNSRVQKILDLSKERIDDCMQCGKCSAGCPANAGMDVLPHQVIRFLQIGDVDSIKNSKSIWNCAACFTCESRCPRNVSVSKLMEAVRQTIVRKQGGDMLNPNFVSKLMEDKKMPQQAVVSGFRKYSK
- a CDS encoding CoB--CoM heterodisulfide reductase iron-sulfur subunit A family protein — encoded protein: MRRIGVFVCWCGSNIAGTVDVEKVREAVKDMPGVVHSVDYQYMCSEVGQNYLKDAIKEKNLDRIVVASCSPRMHEATFRKAAESAGLNPYLVEIANIREHCSWVHKDKEVGTEKAISLTKAAIAKATLNEELVSGTTQVEKRALVIGGGIAGIQTALDIADAGYLVDIVEQTPSIGGKMAQIDKTFPTLDCSACILTPKMVDAAAHPNITLYTYSEIESVNGFVGNFNVAIKKKPRYVDMDKCTGCGVCIEKCPSKKGKSEFEEGLATRTAIYTPFAQSVPKVPVIDKEQCLKFKTGKCGICSAVCGTKAVKFDQEEEIVNQTYGAIVLATGFDLIKLDNFGEFHNEHPDVITGLEFERLTNAAGPTKGKFVKPSNGERPKKVVFVQCVGSRDKSERGKSYCSKICCMYTAKHAMLIKDKYPDTEVYVFYIDVRTPGKNFDEFHRRAVEEYGVHYIKGMVGKVMPEGEKLMVQAIDSLSGTPLEIDADMVVLASATQAKPDAVALKRKLNISSDLNNFFTEAHPKLKPVETASAGIYLAGACQGPKDIPETVAQASAAAAKAIILLSKKELTNNACVSNVNKNICSGCKACSKMCPYDAISIKMMDIYEHGKVIRKEVAEVNEALCQGCGGCTVSCRPGAIDLRGFTNKQIMAEVDAICL
- a CDS encoding hydrogenase iron-sulfur subunit, producing the protein MSLEINKKEEFKPLIVAFCCNWCSYAGADLAGTSRLNYPANVKIIRVPCSCRVNPNFVLRAFQKGADGVVMAGCHPGDCHYSTGNYYTRRRFSIFTNLLEFMGIEKDRFKVDWISAAEANKFSTVMNDILDKVHKLGPNRKLRDTRWER
- a CDS encoding 4Fe-4S dicluster domain-containing protein, producing MGKIEMILNAKEDFKLGKIQMILGWKKEDESIESIPAFIESVEELEELIYDEYCVNNLSKYLIEEAKNGKKVGIFLKKCDALGMEQMIKDNRILSENIVPYQVECSGMKDFQTGEIFKKCQKCLDESQDKYAEVKEIENMTHDERYDYWMGELSKCIRCNACRNICPACNCETCVFEKKDEDILGKANNESETGFYQIIRAYHVAGRCSDCGECERICPVGIPLGKINKKIIKDIEELYGKEDDDTLSSFNLEDDDTFTEKKGGK
- a CDS encoding 4Fe-4S dicluster domain-containing protein encodes the protein MKKISKNNLLLAWQKIDEKFDLFLPKSENGNVKFKNFEESGEVDLTTLKTSIPLKNFVFPQTETFLKFKTKDKKIKFDITSVSEDEYVIFGSRPCDIKSLEILDNIFLREPVDTYYKAHRDRAIIISLACKNPESSCFCGAFEIEPTSVNKATDISLIEAGDFYYWNTISEKGQKITELLKDVLEEVSSEDLVVLNIEKDRIKLELEKLPLNSLDLEKIDGDLQEIFDKEKVWKELSRRCLACGSCTYVCPTCHCYDVKDYAGNNAGERFRCWDSCMFSDFTLMAHGNPRTDQMQRVRQRFMHKLVYYPNNHEGTYSCVGCGRCIEKCPVHIDIVKVIKKLVVNK
- a CDS encoding FAD/NAD(P)-binding protein is translated as MACTCHEKDPLVPKIAKLEFVRRDTPDVTTFRIVSPEGEAPFEFKPGQCAMISVPPLGEAIFSITSSPTEEGYIECSIKKCGAVTDYLHTLEAGDEIGIRGPYGNNFPIEELKNKDLLFIGGGIGLAPLRSVINYVMDRRDEFGKVDIVYGARTPEDLVHPNDIYNVWPAEKNTDVYLTVDREAKNWNGNVGFVPNYVKELGFDTNKVALVCGPPIMIKYVLQGLEEIGFKKEQVYTTLELKMKCGFGKCGRCNIGDKYVCKDGPVFRCDEITELPDEY
- a CDS encoding 4Fe-4S dicluster domain-containing protein; this translates as MTDKKMVDVYILGKKYSVPNTLTIMESMEYAGYQLKRGCGCRSGFCGACATVYRVKGNKEMKVVLACQSKVEDNMYLTQIPFFPGDKGVYDLNNLEATADTIAKYYPEVYKCIGCNSCTKGCSQSLDVMQYIGYAQRGELEKCAHASFDCVSCGICATRCPAGITHYNVGLLARRLTGKYIAAQTAHLNERVEEIYEGVHDSALEELMGKTTDELKSLYNNRDITK